Part of the Desulfosalsimonas propionicica genome is shown below.
ACGGTGCGATTCTTGTAAGTCTCCATCATTTCCGGGGCATCCCCTGCCCGGTTGTAGCGTCCAAAATACGTGGGGCACTGGGTGAGCACCTCGAGCACGGAAAAACCCTCATGCAAAATGGCATCCCGGATCAGGCGGGAAAGTTCATGCACATGATAGGTTGTGGTCCGGGCCACGAATGTGGCCCCTGCCGCCTCGGAAAGTTTTGCAATGTCAAAGCCGTGATCAATGTTGCCATAGGGCGCAGTGGAGGCCGCGGCCGCATAACCCGAGAGCGGGGAGAATTGCCCGCCGGTCATCCCGTAAATCCGGTTGTTCATGACAATAGCCGTCATTTCGATATTGCGCCGGGCGGCATGCAGAAAATGATTTCCCCCAATGGCCAGGGCATCTCCGTCGCCCATGGGAACGATCACGTTTAGCTCCGGCCGGCTCATTTTGATGCCCGTTGCAAAAGCCAGGGCCCGGCCGTGGATGGTGTGCATGGAGTGGAAATCCACATAACCGGAAATCCGCGCCGAGCAGCCGATGCCCGAAACCATGACGATTTCATTTTTGCTCATGCCCAGCGATTCCACGGCCCGGATCATGGCGTTTAACACCACCCCGTGGCCGCAGCCCGGACACCACATGTGCGGAAAAAACCGTTCGCGGATATAGTCTTTAACAGACATCAAATCACCTTGAAATTATACGCCTTTGCCATGCAGCAGCCGCAGTATGTTCTGGATATCCGTGGGGGAAATCAACTGGCCGTCAATGCGGTTGGCCAGATACACCCGTTCGGGCCGGTCCACGGCCAGCTTTACTTCCCGGATCACCTGGCCGGTGTTTAATTCCACCACCACGATGTAATCAGCATTTTTGCAGACCTTGCGAACCACGTCGCCGGGAAACGGCCAAAGCGTCTGCAGTTCCAGCAGACCCAGCCTTTCGCCGCGCTTGCGGCGATTTTCCACCAGGTGCCGGGCCGAACGGGCAGCAGCACCGTAGGAAACCAGAACCGTGTGGGCATCTTCGATGTAATCCTGCCGAAAAAAGGTCATCTTCCCGGCATAATTCTGGATTTTATCCATGAGATGCCGAATCAGGCCGTAGACGATTTTGGGATCATCTGAAGGAAAGCCCCACATATCATGATACAACCCTGTGACATTGTAGCGGTGCACCCCGCCGAAATCCGACATGGGCAGCCGCCCGTCTTCCCGGGGCAGATAGGGGTGATAGTCAACCCCGCTTTCAACAGACGTCCTGAGCCGATCCACCAGGGCGATTTCGTCCTTTTCGGGAATCACCACCTTTTCGCGCATGTGGCCGGTGACCTCGTCAAACAGCAGAATCACCGGAGTGCGGAAAATCTCGGCAATATTGAAGGCCTCCACGGTGATGGCAAACATGTCCTGGTGATTGGAGGCGGTCAGGGCGACAATGGCATGATCACCGTGAGTGCCGTAACGGGCCTGGTTAAAATCGCCCTGCCCCACATGAGTGGGAAGCCCCGTTGACGGACCGCCGCGCTGCACATCCACGATCACGCAGGGGATCTCGGTCATCACGGCATAGCCAAGGGCTTCCTGCATCAGGGAAAAGCCGGGGCCACTGGTTGCGGTCATGACCTTGCGGCCGGTCAAAGACGCCCCGATAATAGCGCAGATGGAGGCAATCTCGTCTTCCATCTGCAAAAACCGGCCCCCGATCTGCGGCAGGCGGGCGGACATGGCCTCGGCAATCTCGGTGGAAGGCGTGATGGGATAGCCGGCAAAAAACTCCAGGCCCGCATAAAGGGCGGCCTCCACACAGACCTCGTTTCCCTGGATGAATTTCACAGTGCCCTGCATAGGCTCAAGTCTCCTGACATTCGACTTCAATGGCAAGGTCCGGGCACCTGTATT
Proteins encoded:
- a CDS encoding 2-oxoacid:ferredoxin oxidoreductase subunit beta, with protein sequence MSVKDYIRERFFPHMWCPGCGHGVVLNAMIRAVESLGMSKNEIVMVSGIGCSARISGYVDFHSMHTIHGRALAFATGIKMSRPELNVIVPMGDGDALAIGGNHFLHAARRNIEMTAIVMNNRIYGMTGGQFSPLSGYAAAASTAPYGNIDHGFDIAKLSEAAGATFVARTTTYHVHELSRLIRDAILHEGFSVLEVLTQCPTYFGRYNRAGDAPEMMETYKNRTVAVGSEKKNQDPELIERGVFVKKELPEYCREYEKVIEKNQQKQT
- a CDS encoding 2-oxoacid:acceptor oxidoreductase subunit alpha, whose product is MQGTVKFIQGNEVCVEAALYAGLEFFAGYPITPSTEIAEAMSARLPQIGGRFLQMEDEIASICAIIGASLTGRKVMTATSGPGFSLMQEALGYAVMTEIPCVIVDVQRGGPSTGLPTHVGQGDFNQARYGTHGDHAIVALTASNHQDMFAITVEAFNIAEIFRTPVILLFDEVTGHMREKVVIPEKDEIALVDRLRTSVESGVDYHPYLPREDGRLPMSDFGGVHRYNVTGLYHDMWGFPSDDPKIVYGLIRHLMDKIQNYAGKMTFFRQDYIEDAHTVLVSYGAAARSARHLVENRRKRGERLGLLELQTLWPFPGDVVRKVCKNADYIVVVELNTGQVIREVKLAVDRPERVYLANRIDGQLISPTDIQNILRLLHGKGV